Within the Catalinimonas niigatensis genome, the region TGAACCTCTCCACTGGTGAAATACACATGATTGCCGAAAATCCGGGCAATATCATGGGCTGGCTCACTGACCATGACGGAGCGCTCAGGATAGCTGTAACATCTGATGGCGTAAATACTACTTTGTTGCATCGTGAAACTGAAGAGCAGGAATTTCAACCACTGCTTACCACTAACTTTAAAGAAAGTGCCTCTCCTCTCTTTTTTACCTTTGACAATAAAAATCTATTTGCAACTTCTAACCTCGGCAGGGATAAATCAGCTATCGTTATTCTGGATACTACCAACGGTGAGGAGGTAGAAAAAATCTTTGAACATCCGGAAGTGGATGTGAGTAACCTGAGCTATTCTAAAAAGCGCAAGGTGCTGACTGGTATCTCCTACACCACCTGGAAAAGAGAACGCACTTTCCTGGATGATGAAGCAGAAAAGCGCTATCTGTGGCTGAAAGATCAACTAGGCGAAGATGAGGTTGCGATCATGAGCCATAATAAGAATGAAGACAAGTTCATCGTTCGTACCTATAGTGATCGCTCCCTGGGTGCTTACTATTTCTATGACCAGGCAACCAACCAGTTGGAAAAGCTCGTGGAAATAAGTCCCTGGCTGAAGAAGGAAGAAATGGCCGAGATGAAACCCATCACATATACTTCCAGAGATGGTCTTATTATTCATGGCTACTTAAGCTTGCCACTGGGCAAGAAAGCAGAAAAGCTACCTTTAGTGGTTAATCCACACGGTGGGCCCTGGGTACGCGATTCCTGGGGTTTCAATCCTGAAGTACAGTTTCTGGCCAACCGGGGCTATGCTGTCTTGCAGATGAACTACCGTGGCTCTACCGGTTATGGCAGGGTATTTTGGGAGGCTTCGTTTAAGCAGTGGGGGCTTAAGATGCAGGACGATATTTCTGATGGTGTGCAATACCTGATAGATCAGGGTATTGCTGATCCGCAAAAGGTAGCCATTTACGGCGGTAGCTACGGAGGCTATGCAACATTGGCAGGGCTAACTTTTACTCCCGATTTGTATGCCTGCGGTGTTGATTACGTGGGTGTGTCTAATCTCTTCACCTTTTTACAGACGATTCCTCCTTACTGGAAGCCCATGCTGGAGATGATGTATGAGATGGTAGGCCATCCAGAGCACATGAAAGATCAGTTTGAGCAAACCTCTCCTGCCTTACAAGCGCACAAAATAAAAGCGCCCCTGCTTATCGCTCAGGGCGCTAAAGATCCTCGGGTCAATAAAGCGGAGTCTGACCAGATCGTACAGGCACTCAAAGACAGAGGCATTGATGTGGACTATCTGGTCAAGGACAACGAAGGACACGGCTTTCATAATGAGGAAAACCGTTTTGAGTTTTACGAAGAAATGGAAAGGTTTTTAGCCAAATATTTGGATCATGGGCTATCCCAATTGTAAAGAACTTCTGAAAACTCAAGGTCTCTGAGGTCTTCGGGGTGGATGAAGAAATTGCCAATACCTTCATCTCCCCATAAAATACTTTTGTGGTCAGAATCTATCTGTAGCAGTAATTTGGCTTCTTCAAATTCCTGCACCAGCCGTGGGTCTTCCTGCGTAAAATGAGCATACCCTCCAAGTTTGTGGCCACTTCCTTGAGCCAGTCGGGCATAGGCACGTCGTACTTCCACCTTATCGTTTCCAAATCGGTCAAAGAAGTCAAAAACCGGAGTGCCAAAATACTCATCAAAAGCCTGGTCAGTAGGAGATACCGGTGCTGATTGTACTTCAAAACGCAAACTGTGGCTTTGAAGTACCGGGATATTATCAAAATCCGGAAAATCAAAATCTTCCTGGGCATTATCAGCATCTACCTCTTCAAAAAAGATAAGCCTGTAATTTGATTGATCAAATGGATCATCCAAATCCAGTCCGTACATATTGTCATCACCTACGTAGAACTGCAAAATACCTTTTTTGGGGAATCCTGATAAATGGGGTACTTCTTCAAAATTTATCTGAGCAAGCATAAATAACGGCTGTCCATTATCACCGGTAGGATATTCATAACCTATGGGAAGATAAGGGAAACCACCAAATTTACTCTGTGTCAAATCAAGATCATCATCAGGCTTCGCATATATGCGCACGAAAGGTTTTACAGATGATTCAATTTGCTTGCGATAAGGTTCCAGCAAAGCTGGAATTTGTAACTTAGAAGGCGTCATAGCGTCAATCGCGACTATTCATTTTTGATTTTGGGCAAATGTATAAATTATTTGAAAAATCCACCAAGTGAATCTCCAAATTGACCTTTCAGACTGTCTCCCAAATCTTTGCCTTTACCACTTCCTCCCAACATAGACATAAGGCTTGCCTGATCAATACCTTTTTCCTGAGCGGTATTGATAAATTTACTTAGTATGAAGGGGATAGCATAATTGGCGATTGTACTTGAAAGTTTAGGATCAAGGCCAAGCTTTGAGCCAAGATTACCAGCATATTTTCTGATCATATTGGTTACCATAGGATTGGTTGCAATCTGTTCCTTGTTCTGAAATAAGCTCATCAGTCCACCCAGATTTCCCCTTCCTACTTCATCTTTTACGGTATCAAATATATCATCTTTAGCCAATACTACAGCATCATCTACTTTTTCCTGTTGCATACCAAAATCACCAGTAAATTTTTTGGTAAGTTCTCCTTTTAGTGAATTGATAATTTGATCAATCATAACGTTTCCTTTTTTGGTTTAATTAAGAATCAACAATATAAGGAACTCGTGGGTTTATCAAATAGTTATCGCGTCACAATTATCCATACAGGCCAATACTTTTACAACTTCCTGCATTTTTAGGCTATAGTAAATATTTTTTCCTTCACGCGAACTGTTCAAAATTCCTTTGAGCTTCATATTTGACAAATGATGAGAGGTCAGAGATTGCTCAGAATTTAATGCCTGGCAGATTTCATTCACCGATAGCTTATCATGTTGGGAAAGCAGATCTACAACGCTTAATCTCAATGGATGGGATAAAGTCTTAAGAATAAAAGCTACCTTCTCCAACTTCTCTACACTTCTCTGGCTTGTAATAGCTATCTCCATAATAAATGCATGATAATATGTTCAAATGTTAAGAAACTAAACGTTCTCTTGTAGATTTTGTTCCTTACCAAACTCCCGATAAAATCATGGTATTACTCTTAGACAGCAGTATTTATTTAATTACCTTTGCAGCCGAAAATGAATACCCTCAAGGATAATCGTTGGAAATCATAAGATAATGAAAAATATCTATTTTACCCCCGGGCCTGCTGAACTGTATTTTACAGTAGAAGGACACATTAAAAATGCTTTGAAGGAACAGATCCCTTCTATTTCACATCGCAGTAAAACTTTTCAGGGCATCTATCATGAAGCTACTAGCAATTTGAAACAGCTCTTGAATGTGCCTGACGGTTATCACATCTTCTTCACCGGATCAGCCACAGAGATCTGGGAGAGAATTCTTGAAAACTGTGTAGAACATAAGAGCCACCACTACGTAAATGGAGCTTTCTCTGAACGTTTTCAGGGCACGGCAGAGGAGTTAACTAAGAAGACAGACACAGAAACAGCAGAAGCAGGAAGTTGTGTAAATCCTAATCCTGATCTTATTGCCCCCGATACCGAGCTGATTGCTTTTACGCTTAATGAAACGAGTACCGGTGCATCACAACCGCTGGAAGATATTTATGCAATTCATCAAGCGCATCCTGATAAATTGATCGCAGTAGATGCCGTTTCTATTTTACCTCATCCCGATATTGATTACACCCAGGTTGATACAGTCTTTTTCTCAGTACAAAAAGCCTTTGGCTTACCAGCCGGCCTTGGGGTGTGGATTGTGAGTCCCCGTTGCGTAGAAAAAGCCCAGAATTTACAAAAAAAAGGAATAAACATAGGCTCTTATCATTCGCTACCTTCTTTACTATCAAAAGGAATGAAAGACCAAACACCGGAGACACCCAATGTACTAAACATTTACCTGCTGTCTAAAGTATGCGCAGATATGCTAAGCAAGGGAATTAGCAAAATCAGGCAGGAGACAGAATACAAAGCAGCACTACTTTACCATGCTGTAGAGGTGCATCCACACCTTAATGCTTTTGTAAAAGACGATGCTTATCGTTCAAAAACTGTCATTGTGGCAGATACTCAGATTCCTTCTTCTGAAATTATTGAAAAGTTGAAAAAGGATAACTTAGTCGTAGGAAGTGGATATGGTGATTATAAGTCAAAACAGATAAGAATAGCCAATTTTCCTACACATTCTAAGGAACAGTTTGAATTGCTGGTGGACAAAATAAATGCGTTAAAATAAGTTATCGGCCTAATAATTGTAGTAATACCAGTAAAAATAACATTTTAAGCAGCTGTAACGTTGTGATTTATTACACGTATAACGTTTGGTTAAAAATAGAAAATACCAATTAATGAAACATGGTTTATTTTGCGTCTGTTATGCTGAAGAGATAAAACCATAATAGCAAAAAAGAACCTTATTCGAAGAGCAATATGTATCCATTAAAGAAAATTTTGGTAGGACTTGATGCATCATCCATGGACGACACACTCATTGAGTTTGCTTCGTTCCTGGCGCAATCAACTTCTGCCGAGTCTGTTCATTTTGTGAATGTGATCAAGAATACCCAGCTTCCTAATTCTTTAAGGAAAGAGTTTCCTAACCTGATGGAAGATGCTATTAAAGACCGTAAAAAGCAGATGGAGAAAAAGGTCATTGAACGTTTTGATATGACCAATCAGCAAATCACCGTAAAAATCACGGTAGAACAAGGTCTTCTACCCTCTAAACATATTCTTAAACTGGCAGAAAAACATAATATTGATGCCATTGTCGTAGGAAGAAAAGAAAAATTGATAGGAAGTAGTGTAGTCACTCAACGTCTGGCACGCAGAGCTACCTGTTCTTTGCTGATCGTACCTGAAAAAGAGTACACCAGCATGAACCGTATCATGGTAGCTACTGATTTCTCTAAAGATTCTCTTGCCGCTTTGGAAGAAGCAATATCAGTAGCAAGTTATGGTAAAAATGAGGGTAGAGAGGTAGAAATTATCTGCCATCATGTATACCAGGTGCCGGTAGGTTACCACTACACTGGAAAGTCATTTGAAGAAAGTAGTGATGTGATGCGACAAAATGCTGAAAAGAACTATAAAAAATTCATTAGCAAAGTTGATACTAAAAATGTACAGATTACGCCTCTCTTCTCACTGAGCAGACAAGAAAGTCCTGTTTCCATGATTTACGATAAGGCAGTAGAGTTGAATGTCAACTGCATCGTGATTGGAGGAAAGGGTAAAGCCGCTTCAACTGCATTTTTCCCAATCGGGACAAATACTGAAAAACTCATCAGCATGGATGCTAACATTCCTTTGCTGATCGTGAGGCCCAAGCATAAGAATGCTGGCCTGATGGAAATGCTTCAGAGAATATAGTTTTAATATATCCTCCTAGATAAACTGAAGAGAGTAGTACAGTGTGCTACTCTCTTTTTGTTTTTAGGGCCAGCATATTCCCAGTCTGGTAAGCTGTTCTTTCCAGATTATCTGCCGTATGGTCTAAAGCTTCTTCCAAAGATTGAGGGCGAGGTCCAATAGGCAATACTACATCGTATACTCCATAATCTTCAGGGCGATAGCTTTTGGGTATACTACCGGCCAGCATAATCACCGGTTTTCCCTGCGCTTTGGCCTGACTTGCTACATAAAAAGGTCCTTTTCCAGCCTGCGTTTGCTGGTCCAGTGCTCCCTCTGAGGTAATTACCAAATCGGCAGTTTGCAGATCTTTGTGAAAACCAGTACGAGAAAGCAAATAATCTGTACCGTCAACCAGTTCAGCATTGAAAAAAGCAAATAAAGCTGCACCCAGCCCCCCGGCAGCACCTGTGCGGTCCTGCTCCATGATATTTTTTCCCAGTTCTTCCTCTATAAGTTCAGCTACCCTTTTGAAGTGATGCTCAAGATCCTTCACCATTGCTTCATCGGCACCTTTTTGAGGACCAAAGACAGAAGGTGCTTCCAAAAGCTTATTGGTCACATCACAGGTTACAATGATGCGAATATCCTGTAGCCGGGAATCAACTTCCTGCATTTCAATAGTATGCAATGCTTGTAACCCTTCTCCACCAGGCGGGATAGATTTACCTTCTTTATCGTACAATTTTACACCCAGGGCCTGCGCCATACCTAAGCCCAGGTCTACAGTAGCACTTCCTCCCAATCCTATCACAATTTCTCTTGCTCCGCTATCCAATGCCGCTTTCATTAATTCTCCTGTACCGAAGGAGGACGTTTTCATAGGATTAAGTTCTTCCGGTTTTAGCAAACGGATACCGGAAGCTTCTGCCATTTCAATCACCGCAGTTTTCCTCTGATTGATGAGCCCATAAGTAGCCTCAACAATACGTCCCAGAGGATCTTTTACTTTGGCATGCCGTATCTCTCCATCCTTCTGACTGAGCATCACTGTTAGCATACCATCTCCTCCATCGGCAATGGGCTGTAGTATACATGTTGCTGACAACCGACTTTTTTGAAGACCGCGGCAAATCGCCTCGGCCGATTTTACGGCGTCCAGACTATTCTTGAATGCGTTGGGTGCAATGAGGATTTTCAATCTATAGATGAGTTTGGTTTGCCATGAAGATATGAAATATTATTCAGGGCTTCCATGAGCATAACACATTATTCAGTTGTGCTATGATGGCTTCTTTCGTAGTATTGCAACCTCAAACTGAAAATGTGATGAAGAAATTTTTACCCTTATCTATCTGTGTAAGCCTGCTAGCAATGAATGGCTACGCACAGGAAGATACTACCACTATTGAACTCAATAACCTGAACATTACAGAAAACAGAATGCAGACTCCATTTTCTGAGTCTGCCCGAAGCATATATGTGGTAAGCCGACAGCAACTAGAGCAGGCACCGGTACAAAGCCTGAATGAGGTGCTGAGTTATGTACCCGGAGTAGACATCCGCCAGCGAGGTCCGGCTGGAGTACAGGCTGATGTCAGCATCCGAGGAGGCACTTTTGAACAGACTTTGATCCTGATCAATGGGATCAAGATGAGTGATCCGCAGACCGGCCACCATCTGATGAACTTACCGCTGGACATTGATAACATTGAAAGGATAGAAGTACTGAAAGGACCGGGCGCTAGAATTTATGGTCAAAATGCATTCTCTGGCGCAATCAACATCATTACCAAAGTACCTGCTGAGCCTATGGCAGTAATCAGTGGCTATGGCGGAGCTTTTGAAACTTTTGGTGGTAACGTATCCGTAGCATTGCCGGGAGAAAGTTATGGGCAGTATGTAGCGGTCTCCCATGACCAGTCGGAAGGCTATCGTGAAAATGCAGACTATAAAATCACCAATGCTTTTTACCAGTCTTATCTGCAACTGGAAGAAGGCAAAGTCAACTTTATGGGCGGATATACCCAACGTGCATTTGGTGCTCAAAATTTTTATACCACAGCTTACGAAGAATATGAAGAAGTCAATACGCTTTTTCTCAGTGCTGATTATGAGCTAAAAAAAAACAACTGGACTCTACAACCACGTATATACTGGCGAAGAAATCATGATAATTTTATTTTAGTCCGGAGTGACCCTGACTTTTTTAACAATCTGCATACCACCCATGTGGGAGGTGCTGAAGTCCACAGTACTTATCGTAGTAAGCTGGGGCTTAGCGGCATAGGTTTGGAATATCGTTATGAAGATATCAACAGCACCAATCTGGGCGAGCGCAACCGAAACACAGCAGGTATTTTTGCTGAGCATCGCTTCTATCTGTTTGATAGGCTGGACCTGACGCCCGGCCTCTACCTCAACTGGTACTCAGATTATGGCTGGAATCTTTTTCCCGGATTGGATGCCAGTTATGAGATCAATACCAAACTTAAAGCTTTTGCCAATATTGGCCGATCTTTCCGCATCCCTACATATACGGATTTGTATTACCAAGGTCCTGATAATATCGGTAATGATCAATTGGAACCGGAAGATGCTATTACCTATGAAGGCGGTTTTAAGTACTTCAGCGGTGATTTCTGGGGACAGCTAAGTTACTTCAAACGCGATGCATCCAACTTAATTGACTGGGTAAGGAGTAACGACACACAACCCTGGCAACCGCAGAATTTTTATAATGTAGACATACAAGGTATAGAAGCAGGTGTCAATTTTGACTTTTCAAAAAATCAGACTGCCTGGGTAAAAAGAGTTTCCATCAACTATACTTTTCTGGATGCTGAACTACTGGATACAGAAGGTGTAGAGTCGCGCTATGCTCTGGACAACCTGAACCATCAGCTTATCTTTGAGGTCACTCACAAAATCATAGGTCCGGTCAACCACTCCTTACGTATGCGTTATCTTGACCGGGCTACCCTATCTGATTATACTTTGCTGGACAGCCGTATTTTCTACAAAAGTGAGCAATTCAATATTTTTGCCGAGGCTACCAATATCACCAATACTGAATATCAAGAAATTAATAATGTACCCATGCCTGGGCGCTGGTTCAGAGCAGGAGTTACCTTCAAGCTCGGTTTGGGCAAAAATTAACTCAGCGCCGGATCATAATCATCACCAGCCACACCAGATTGATCACAAAAAACAGGGGGGCTACATAAATCAACCAGTTGAACTGAAACGACCCGGAAGCGCCCTGATTGTTAAAAATTGCTATGTATGCCACTGCACATATCAGAAAGATATTGATGATGGCTACAAAAGCACTAAACCAGGAAGTGATGTTTTCTTTAAACTCTTCACTCCTGAAGTAAAAGCCTGAGCTATCAGGAATACCATTCAGTACGCTTAATAAGATAGAGCCCAGCAGATTGACAACGATAAAGATACCCACACCAAAATAGAAAAAAGTTTCTCTATCTATGAACTCATTGACTACACCTTCATCATCTGTCTGAATGCCTACTCTTTCAGGTAGATAAGCATAACTCAACATAAGAGCAACGAAATAAGCCAGGGCTGTAAAAACCCAGAAAAATCTATAGAACTTTAACATGCGCTATTTTAGACCTTAAATGAGAAACAAATTGGCTGCAAACTTATGGTCTTTTTCGGGAAAAATGCTATTTTAAAGACAAGGTTATTCAAAAATAAGCCGATTGATCTGTTTTTACATTTACTGCCATTGTTAAGAAAGTTGTGTTCACATTAGAGCCATTATGGATCTTAATACTATTGTTCTTTCTGCTCCTATTTCTGTGACTCTGCCCCATTTTGTTCAATAGGCTCATTGGTCTAAACGGTTTTTTACTATTATGTATATACTTCCTCATCTCTATGAGTTGGTTATTTCTGCTATCAGTAGAAATAAATCTATAAGCAACAAGACGACATCCCTCACTCATTATAATCATCATAGCGAAGTAAATCGCTTCTAAATTTCCTAAGTGAAATAAATTTTGTTGATCTTTTTTAAGTAAATTTATTTTACATACATTTAGTGAATTAATCATTGGATATGAAAGGAACCAATCTAGGCGAGTTTGAAGAACTCGTTTTATTGACCATCGCTTCTCTACTGGATGATGCCTATAGTGTAGCTATCTGCGATGAATTAGAGAAACATGCGGATCGTAGCGTGAAATTGGGTGTGGTGCATGCCGTACTCAACCGTTTGGAGGAAAAGGGATTGGCAAAAAGCAGTTTAGGCGAAGCTACGAGTATACGGGGAGGCAAGAGGAAGAGATTTTATACCGTGACCAATGCAGGAAAAGCAGCCCTCGTCAGGTCCAAAGAAATCCGTGATCAGTTATGGCATAAGATACCCCAATACGTAATCAAATGGACGTAAAAAAAAATAACGAAAAGGATCAGTTTTCAGATAAACGCCCTCCGCATTGGGCAGAGCGTTTCCTGAACTGGTATTGCAAACCTGAGCTTTTGGAAGATTTGCAAGGCGATCTGAATGAATTTTTTCACCGCAACCTGAAAAGCAAAGGCATAAGAAAAGCTCACCTCATTTATATCCTGGATGTATTGAAGTTTTTCCGCTTATACACCGTAAAAAAACCAAATATTTTTGAGTTTTTCAGCCAGAGTTTGATGTTGGGCAGCTATGTCAAAACATCAACTCGCATACTGGCTCATAACAAGCTGTTTTCCACCATCAATATCCTTGGACTTGCCTCCAGCATGTCGGTAGGACTCCTCCTTCTGGCTATGCTGTCTGACCTCTATTCTTATGATGATTTTCATGAAAAGAAAGAAAGGATTTACCGGATAAACACCACTGACCTGAGAGATGAGCAGCGTCCTATGCAAC harbors:
- a CDS encoding PadR family transcriptional regulator; amino-acid sequence: MKGTNLGEFEELVLLTIASLLDDAYSVAICDELEKHADRSVKLGVVHAVLNRLEEKGLAKSSLGEATSIRGGKRKRFYTVTNAGKAALVRSKEIRDQLWHKIPQYVIKWT
- a CDS encoding aminotransferase class V-fold PLP-dependent enzyme gives rise to the protein MKNIYFTPGPAELYFTVEGHIKNALKEQIPSISHRSKTFQGIYHEATSNLKQLLNVPDGYHIFFTGSATEIWERILENCVEHKSHHYVNGAFSERFQGTAEELTKKTDTETAEAGSCVNPNPDLIAPDTELIAFTLNETSTGASQPLEDIYAIHQAHPDKLIAVDAVSILPHPDIDYTQVDTVFFSVQKAFGLPAGLGVWIVSPRCVEKAQNLQKKGINIGSYHSLPSLLSKGMKDQTPETPNVLNIYLLSKVCADMLSKGISKIRQETEYKAALLYHAVEVHPHLNAFVKDDAYRSKTVIVADTQIPSSEIIEKLKKDNLVVGSGYGDYKSKQIRIANFPTHSKEQFELLVDKINALK
- a CDS encoding TonB-dependent receptor; this encodes MKKFLPLSICVSLLAMNGYAQEDTTTIELNNLNITENRMQTPFSESARSIYVVSRQQLEQAPVQSLNEVLSYVPGVDIRQRGPAGVQADVSIRGGTFEQTLILINGIKMSDPQTGHHLMNLPLDIDNIERIEVLKGPGARIYGQNAFSGAINIITKVPAEPMAVISGYGGAFETFGGNVSVALPGESYGQYVAVSHDQSEGYRENADYKITNAFYQSYLQLEEGKVNFMGGYTQRAFGAQNFYTTAYEEYEEVNTLFLSADYELKKNNWTLQPRIYWRRNHDNFILVRSDPDFFNNLHTTHVGGAEVHSTYRSKLGLSGIGLEYRYEDINSTNLGERNRNTAGIFAEHRFYLFDRLDLTPGLYLNWYSDYGWNLFPGLDASYEINTKLKAFANIGRSFRIPTYTDLYYQGPDNIGNDQLEPEDAITYEGGFKYFSGDFWGQLSYFKRDASNLIDWVRSNDTQPWQPQNFYNVDIQGIEAGVNFDFSKNQTAWVKRVSINYTFLDAELLDTEGVESRYALDNLNHQLIFEVTHKIIGPVNHSLRMRYLDRATLSDYTLLDSRIFYKSEQFNIFAEATNITNTEYQEINNVPMPGRWFRAGVTFKLGLGKN
- a CDS encoding YwqG family protein, whose amino-acid sequence is MTPSKLQIPALLEPYRKQIESSVKPFVRIYAKPDDDLDLTQSKFGGFPYLPIGYEYPTGDNGQPLFMLAQINFEEVPHLSGFPKKGILQFYVGDDNMYGLDLDDPFDQSNYRLIFFEEVDADNAQEDFDFPDFDNIPVLQSHSLRFEVQSAPVSPTDQAFDEYFGTPVFDFFDRFGNDKVEVRRAYARLAQGSGHKLGGYAHFTQEDPRLVQEFEEAKLLLQIDSDHKSILWGDEGIGNFFIHPEDLRDLEFSEVLYNWDSP
- a CDS encoding glycerate kinase codes for the protein MKILIAPNAFKNSLDAVKSAEAICRGLQKSRLSATCILQPIADGGDGMLTVMLSQKDGEIRHAKVKDPLGRIVEATYGLINQRKTAVIEMAEASGIRLLKPEELNPMKTSSFGTGELMKAALDSGAREIVIGLGGSATVDLGLGMAQALGVKLYDKEGKSIPPGGEGLQALHTIEMQEVDSRLQDIRIIVTCDVTNKLLEAPSVFGPQKGADEAMVKDLEHHFKRVAELIEEELGKNIMEQDRTGAAGGLGAALFAFFNAELVDGTDYLLSRTGFHKDLQTADLVITSEGALDQQTQAGKGPFYVASQAKAQGKPVIMLAGSIPKSYRPEDYGVYDVVLPIGPRPQSLEEALDHTADNLERTAYQTGNMLALKTKRE
- a CDS encoding S9 family peptidase, which encodes MTSIRKIPVREFFRNPEKSGFDLSPNGQYISYMAPYQDRMNIHVRKMGQEDVKRITSVTERDISGYFWADDHRIVYLRDNGGDENYYLTVVDKDGQNERVLTQFDNVRTQVIDDLEDFPDEVIIGLNQRNPQVFDAYRLNLSTGEIHMIAENPGNIMGWLTDHDGALRIAVTSDGVNTTLLHRETEEQEFQPLLTTNFKESASPLFFTFDNKNLFATSNLGRDKSAIVILDTTNGEEVEKIFEHPEVDVSNLSYSKKRKVLTGISYTTWKRERTFLDDEAEKRYLWLKDQLGEDEVAIMSHNKNEDKFIVRTYSDRSLGAYYFYDQATNQLEKLVEISPWLKKEEMAEMKPITYTSRDGLIIHGYLSLPLGKKAEKLPLVVNPHGGPWVRDSWGFNPEVQFLANRGYAVLQMNYRGSTGYGRVFWEASFKQWGLKMQDDISDGVQYLIDQGIADPQKVAIYGGSYGGYATLAGLTFTPDLYACGVDYVGVSNLFTFLQTIPPYWKPMLEMMYEMVGHPEHMKDQFEQTSPALQAHKIKAPLLIAQGAKDPRVNKAESDQIVQALKDRGIDVDYLVKDNEGHGFHNEENRFEFYEEMERFLAKYLDHGLSQL
- a CDS encoding ArsR/SmtB family transcription factor, with the translated sequence MEIAITSQRSVEKLEKVAFILKTLSHPLRLSVVDLLSQHDKLSVNEICQALNSEQSLTSHHLSNMKLKGILNSSREGKNIYYSLKMQEVVKVLACMDNCDAITI
- a CDS encoding universal stress protein → MYPLKKILVGLDASSMDDTLIEFASFLAQSTSAESVHFVNVIKNTQLPNSLRKEFPNLMEDAIKDRKKQMEKKVIERFDMTNQQITVKITVEQGLLPSKHILKLAEKHNIDAIVVGRKEKLIGSSVVTQRLARRATCSLLIVPEKEYTSMNRIMVATDFSKDSLAALEEAISVASYGKNEGREVEIICHHVYQVPVGYHYTGKSFEESSDVMRQNAEKNYKKFISKVDTKNVQITPLFSLSRQESPVSMIYDKAVELNVNCIVIGGKGKAASTAFFPIGTNTEKLISMDANIPLLIVRPKHKNAGLMEMLQRI